In a genomic window of Amycolatopsis japonica:
- a CDS encoding ABC transporter permease — protein MVRTGSTAVVITEGVTAPPLGVCDVSILVAALRSTDKAPAVPDVEEVPRPDTTVPARPRRRRLGLLIRPVLLTFALLALFMIVRAHPIDSIEQRFLNAGAIFTELGEHLRLTLISTACTIAIALPLGVLLTRAGARWARPIGLGLGNLGQAIPSIGLVVLLALWMGTGTATAVTALVVYATLPVLRNTIVGLDGVDPTLVDAARGMGMGKTAILWRIELPLAVPVILAGIRTALVLTVASATLATFIDGGGLGGGLVAGIGLDRPILSLTFGIIVAALALFADWLGLVAEEVLRPRGM, from the coding sequence ATGGTGCGGACCGGCAGCACCGCCGTCGTGATCACCGAAGGCGTCACCGCGCCGCCGCTGGGGGTGTGCGACGTGTCCATTCTGGTCGCGGCGCTGAGGTCCACCGACAAGGCGCCCGCGGTCCCGGATGTGGAGGAGGTGCCTCGGCCGGACACCACGGTGCCCGCGCGGCCTCGTCGGCGCCGGCTCGGGCTGCTGATACGCCCGGTTCTGCTGACGTTCGCGTTGCTGGCGCTCTTCATGATCGTGCGCGCGCATCCGATCGACTCGATCGAACAGCGTTTCCTCAACGCCGGCGCGATCTTCACCGAACTGGGCGAGCACCTGCGGCTCACCCTGATCTCGACGGCGTGCACGATCGCCATCGCCCTCCCGCTCGGCGTCCTGCTCACCCGCGCCGGTGCCCGCTGGGCCCGGCCCATCGGGCTGGGTCTGGGCAACCTCGGCCAGGCGATCCCGTCGATCGGCCTCGTCGTACTGCTCGCGCTCTGGATGGGCACGGGCACCGCGACCGCGGTGACGGCGCTCGTCGTCTACGCGACTTTGCCGGTGCTGCGCAACACGATCGTCGGGCTCGACGGCGTCGATCCGACCCTTGTCGACGCCGCGCGGGGGATGGGCATGGGCAAGACGGCCATCCTGTGGCGGATCGAACTGCCGCTGGCCGTCCCGGTGATTCTCGCCGGGATCCGGACCGCGCTGGTGCTCACCGTCGCGAGCGCGACGCTGGCGACGTTCATCGACGGCGGCGGTCTCGGCGGCGGGCTCGTCGCCGGGATCGGGCTGGACCGGCCGATCCTGAGCCTGACCTTCGGCATCATCGTCGCCGCACTGGCGCTTTTCGCCGACTGGCTGGGGCTGGTCGCCGAGGAGGTCCTGCGTCCGCGCGGAATGTAG